Below is a window of Eschrichtius robustus isolate mEscRob2 chromosome 13, mEscRob2.pri, whole genome shotgun sequence DNA.
AGAAGGATAATGAAATTACTGTATTGTTTCTTTCCTTAAGGAAAAAGATGTGAATCCTAGCCTTACTTCAGGGAAGTCTTTGAGGCTGTGATGGACAAAAGTCTAAATTAAATGTATGTATGCTTCATTATATTGCTCTTAAGACTACTGAGATGGCAGTTTAattcttaaaaacaataaaatgaaagcataaatactaaaaaaaaaaaaaaaaaaaattcaacaagaaTAAAGACTTAACCAGTCAGAGGATATAATTGTCTCATCCAAGATCTTGTAAccgtttttatattttctgggaGATAATCCCAGCCAATAGTCATATAACCTCAGGGATTTTATAAATTCCTACAGGAAGCAGAGGTTGTTTGTTAAaatcattttctcccatttctataAATTACCTCACAATGTAATTTCTTACAAATTACTGTGCTAAGGTGACATCTTTGACATTCTACTACTATTTTCTATGCCATTAAAACAAATTGAGACAAAGTGTCTCTTACTGTAAGATTTCCTTCAACATTTATACCTCAGTTACTGTCTCACATGGAGAAGGATCTACTAATCCATGTGTAACCTTAACTTAGGGTCAGTGAGGGTCACAAACTTCAGGATTCAAATGCTAAGCAGTAAATACTCAGTTCGGGGGCAAAAGAGGTGGTTATTCACAAAAACACAAGTTAAGAGAAACACAAGGAGCAGGAGAAAAATGTAGGAAGGTCAGATGAGAGTGGTTATAGAATAGAATTCAAAACCAGTCCAGAAATTTGTAGCCAAAGTAATAGTTTTTTTCTCATATTCCAGTAATTCGTTGAGCAAATAACTATGAATGGATCATTTGAGAATAATCAGATAAGGAAGAGACTATGGATTGATTTCCGCTcttctataaaggagggcaaggATTCTTAGAGTAGGGAAGCTGAGACTTTTGGGGAAAtatatttttgcttaaaaataaatatgggaTTACTGTCTGAAAGACCAGAAATGCTAATTAATGAGTAAAATATAGAGATACTatttaaatattagaataaataaataaatatataaataaatcttcCAGAGAACTCACTTTTCCTGGGACCCAGGAGGAACTCAGTGCAATATATCTGCTTGGCACTTGCCTTTGCTACCCCATCTTAATTCTacttttttatacatattttatccAAGCTATCTTTTTATTCTAATACATGTTGGCTTTTTCtcttagtttaaaaaatacaaaatggtgGAAACAAAGAACCTCCTCCTGTGTAGATCTTATGGAATTGGTAACAGTCAGGAATAATTACAGATCTTCTGTTTTTAGATAAATGCTCAGAAATAGTGCTCTAAGAGTTGATCCTAAAGTTCCAGTTTGGAAATGTTCGCAGACCTAAAGATTCTGGGTGCCCCATATCTACCCATCTGCCCTTCAGCCTCTGAGATTCCTCTGCTGCTAAGGTCCTAAGCTAAGGTTTCATATGACTAACCTTGGCTTGATACCCAGAGATAAGTGTACTAAGTTTTATTCACCTCATACCCCAACTAAAATAAGCCAGACTCATGTCTGGACTAATACAAATCTTCCCCAACATGCCTCACTCCTCTCTGTTCTATGATGGGGAAAGTGACTTCCTTCCTCACAGGAAGAGATCCGTGAGATCTTACCAACATGCTTTTGTTTGTAATCTTCAACAGACTGGCATTGTGGTCAGAACATATCTTGTCACTCTTTTGCCACGTTTCGTAATGCATAAATTGTATATAACACCTGTCCTCATGCCACATCCATTTCTTTGGACAAGGTTTACATTTGTGCTCTGGAAGAAGAGCATACTTTCATTTGGTTTGTGGGGTTAATCTTCataattcttattatttccatTGTTCTCTATGTTAAATTAACCACATTTACTTGTCTTTCTTCTTACATCAAAGGTGAAGAAAATAAATCCTGTGTTCCAGGCTTCTGTATACCACCACAATGTGTCCAAAACATAATTAGAGCATATTTGAAGTTAAACACTCAGATTCCAGTGTATTTTCCTACCTCAGGAGCCCTGAATAGCAATTAATTAATCTCCTTCTTTCCCTTTGTCATTTTGCGTATTTCTACATGACAATAAAAGGTAATAACAAGAAACATTGCCTCTTCCAACTAGAGCATTTCCAGCTCTCTGACTTGCTGAATATTCGGAAGACTTCTCAAGAGGACAAAGAACATGTTTTAGTTATAATAACTATAGAAACTTAGAGATATTAAAAGACCAATTCCTCCCAATTCCAAAGGTAAGACTTGACTTCTTTTCTTAACGTTAACTCATCAAACACTGACTGAAATTTAGGAACGAGGTCATCTGTAAAGAGATGACCTATCTTCCATCGCTGTCCTTTTTAAAGGATTAGAGAAGGATTAGAGAAACTGTAGACTGTCTAATGTTTTTGTAAGTAACTATCATCTTCTGATAATTTGGGGGCCTATAGttattattctgtttttcttctaacTGCACAGAAATATCAGTGAGTCTTCTGTCAACCACATTTAATTCTTTCCTCCAAATAATGGTTTCCTAGGGAAAAGCTGCTAGCTGTTGATGAAATGGTTCTCAAGTGACTCCTAGGTTTAGTTCATTGTCTAGTAAATAACTCAGAGAGAAATATAGGATTACCTGGGATTTTTGTATATAACTCATGACATAATTTGGTGGCTGTTTCTTGAAGTGTGATAGAGAGATTCCTGATCTTCTCGGAGCTATTCATGTTATGCATTAGTTGTAGAGAAACATTTCTCTGAAGTTCTTCTTTGAAATTTTGTAGTTTATTCAACTTTTCCATGTCTATCTTCGAAGTTATGTAAactccagattaaaaaaaaaagagatgataaaAAATTGTAATCCTTCAGTACAACCATCACCTCCTTTTTGCTGAATTGTATTAAGAATAATAAAGGTCTAGGGAAGCAATTATTTCatgagagtgagagaaagagactAAGTACCGTGTTGTAAGTACCTAGTTATAAGTCCCTTTGTGGGCATATCACCTATAATCATTCCAAAGCCTCAATTCAAAGAGTAAAACTCGTGCAATTCTAGGTGTTTTCCCTGTCAATAAAAACACAGGTAATACATACATAGGCTTCCTAAGACTCCCAGTCCAATCAGCAGCAGAAGGCATAGAAGAGTCAGAGCCCAGGCTCTTTGACGCCATACGTGGGACGCAGCAGGTGGTACTGTTGGAAGCAAAATTAGCAAAGACACCTGGAATGGTACACATCTTAATTtgattcatgcattcatttattttgcctttatttctttcctcccatgTCCCTGGTGAAGGAATGCATTTTGCTAGAAACtcaaggatattttaaaataacttttaagagAATAACTCAAGAAGAAGTCAaaaacattttgttaattgtttcgcATGCAAACTGATTCTCAAAGGAGAGGCTGTTAATTCATAGGCTGATTCAAGAAACAGGCAAAAATTGGGTTGAAAAAGAAGTGAGAAGACCAATCAGTCTGGAAATAACGTATCTTGTCTGTACAAAATTGGGGAAACTGAGTAGCAGGCAGCTAACACAAAGGTCGATTTGAGTATTCCTTCCTTGAGTCGACAATTGTGGGGTGtcagagaaaataatttcatttatttatgtttgtccCCAGGAAATCCTGAGAGTTCGGCTGTGGAACATAAATGATCAGCTGTCTCTGTAATGTCTCTGGCTGTCCTCCCATCAGCCAGATCTTAGGCTAGACTTGCATAATTTCCTCAGAATTTTTTCATGCTTTTAGCAACAAACTTTTGTCGAATGTTTCTTTTTTGCTGAACAGTGAGGCTCCAAACAGATCATTTCCCTACTAAAAATCCTCCAGTTTATAATATAAactttatattataaattaattattattaagttACTATGTGATTTAAATTATCATCATTTGTATACATGGATGCTAGATATGTCAAGAAAATGTAATTCAGGGTTAACATTACCTCACTATACTTCTGATCTATGTCCTACATATCACAGTTGGTGATACAGTGATACTGTGAAATAtagaaagaattgaaaataaaatgtgaaacaaCTTTTTTAGACCTTGAACAATAGTTAATGGCAAAAGAATTACATAGTCAAGATCATATCTAAGGTTAGAATCATGACTTCAAGTGCTATCATTCTTACGAACTTTTTCTAATGTATTTATGTATACAATTAATCAAAAATTATCTATTGAATACCATCTGAACACTGGACACTAGTCTGGGTGCTAACAATACAGAAGTGAGCAAGACATGCCAGTTCCTGCTTTCATAGGAGATTAATTTTAATTGTGAGAGAAAATGAATGGATAGATAGGTGATAGAcacatgatagatagatagatagatgatagatagagatatatctCAAATTGTTATATGGTATGCACAGATTTGAAACTGAGTTATATTATAGAGAGCAGGTAGTTCAGATCTTATGGCCACTGAGAATCAGCATGAAAAATCAGTGCAAAGAAATTACAGACAGCAAGAACACCTAGTTCAAAGACTCTAATTTTGGGGAAAGCTTTAtctatttgaaaaacagaaaagattcaGAGTGGCTAAAGAATTGTGGCCAAGGTGAGAAATGATGTTAGAAGTGGTCAAAGAAAAAGTCAGGAGACAGATTTACAGGCTTTGTTAGCCAGAGTAAGGGCACTGGAGTTATTTGGAAAACCACTGGAGGGGTGCaatcaggaagagaaaataattgaGTTTTTTTTGTAATAGAAAGATCACTGTCACTGAATATAGAGAATGAATTGTAGGGCTACAGTATTGGAAGCAGGAAGAATAGCAAGAAACATTTCAGTATGCTACGCACGAGGGAATGGTAGCTTGATTTTACTAGTATTAGAAAATGACCCATGGATAGATTAACAATACATCTTATAGTTAGAATCTATAGTTCAAATTTATGAAATGTTTATGAGAGCTCCAACTTGATAAAGTTGGTAGAGAATAAGATGTATACATTTATAGGCAGTACAGCATTATGATAAATAGCACAGCACATTCTCAGATTAGTGtgcctgggcttgaatcctggtTCTTCTGTGTATCACCCGTGgggccttggacaagttatttaacctctctgtgtcttagtTTCTACGTTGGTTAAAAAAAGAGAGCCACAGAGTTTCAGACATTAagtgatttaatatttgtaaCACAATTAGAACAGTGCTAGCATATGGCAAACAATTAGTGAttgtatttaaatatgtatttatatttgtaattAATGAGATGAGGATGATTGGAGAGAAGAAATAgttttagagaaaaaataaatatttctatttttggtcttttaaatttgaaatgaaattagaaccccaTGTTCAGTGACATAAGAAAAGGGGACCCAGAACCGAGCCCTGAAGTAATCTGTAGGGAATCTGATACAAGGGGAAAAGTTGAAAGAGAAGATTGAGAGGGCGCAGCCACTGTGGTAGCAGAAACCATGAGGACGTGGCCGTGAAAGTGGGCAAAGACAAGTATTCAAATAAAAGGGACTGTTCAGCTTTGCAAATGCTGCAGGAAATTCAAGTAGTACAAGATCAAAGATGTGACTGTCAGGGTGAATCAGGGAGGAGGTCATCTGTGACCTAGACAAGAATCGTCTCCATGAGACAATGAGAGCAGAAGCCCAGGAGAGTCAGATGAGAAGAGAACAAGAGATGGAGAACTGGGAGTCTGTGACCAAAGACTATACACTCGAAAAGTTGGGTTgtgaaaggaaacaaagaaatggaagaataaatggaGAGTTTTAAGTGGCCAAGTAGGGACTGTGTTTTGTTAAAACAGGAGTAGCAGAGTATGTTGGTGCACCAAGGAGGGGTAattagaggaaggagagagaatagcagaggagagaaaggagaaaattatGGAAGAAACATCTTTGAGGAGGACACCTGGATTGAAATTTAGAGCCAAATGAGGAGGTCTGCCTTTTGATAAGAGTAAAGAAGTACATTGTAAATATTATCTAGAAGTAAGGCAGAGAGTATGAGTGAGGATATGGCAGGATGGAAATTCTGGTAATAGAGAGAAAAGGGGTGGTGTGAAGTAGGAGCAAAGCTCATCAAGTGAGAGTAAGCTGGGCTCGAAACTTTGTGTGTTTTTACCCGCAGTGTTCAGCTGCTCAGGTGGGGCACAGACTGGGTGGATACTTAAATTTAATAAGAATTggaatttttcaaggaaaaaacaGAGGAGGGGGTGTATAAGAGAGTAAGAGAGTAAGGGTAGATGTTAAATAATACAAAACTTATATTACATAATATAGACTTTAAGCTGAATAATGAGAAGATTAGACAAAATTGAGAAAGTCAACAAGACATACGAGACATGGATTCGAGATTTCTGCAGAGACAAGGAATTTCTGAAGTGCAAATTTAGAATAAGGATGATTAATGGGACAGGAAATGAGAAAGGATGTGATGGCATATGTAAAGAGCAATGATGGTATATTAAGTTCATGGTATGTTCCTCTCACaccataaaaaaggagaaatacaaaCAGGGAAATTCAGACAAGAAGTATTATAAAATCAGTAACTTCccaccctttttaaaaaagtctgtaTTAAAGGAAAAGGCCACAGAATTAAGCTGATATCCTTTCTCAGGATTTACAATGCTGATGATAAATGGCTCCAAGGTTTAACAATGAAAATTCTGTTCACAGTAAAGTTAGaactttaaagaatgttacatcttgtatggggaaaaaaaacacttaaagaaTGCATGAGAATTTTTCTATTAGTCCCCTTCTCCTAATTTCACTGTTTCCACCACGTTTTTTGTTCACCATATGTACTGTTTAATTTATACACACTGATTTTAAGTATGGATATACTGGGGCAGATTTCATCCAAAAGGCCAGAAGCCAGGAGGTAGAAGCTACTTACAATAAGAGAAATATGGGATTCTGAGTAGGATGGAAATTAGGGTATACTTTATTGAAGtaaaaactgaaaggaaacaCAAGTAGTCCATTTATCGTAATTaaatttgaataaaaaaatacaaaacttcCAGGCACAAGGTGGATTTGAATGTTGTATCTTCTaatatttctttatctcttttctttctttagtccTTGATGTGTCTTTTCATTTAACTGAACCTCTTCTATGTTTTAGAAAGTTGGGAAAAGATCTCCAAAGAAGTAGGAAAGTTTTTAGAGTAATATAGGCCCAATTTggtaaaaaaatcaaatcaaatcctcTAAAGgtcctctctgtctgtctgtctctctctttgtctctctgtctctatttcttttttagacatacatggacacacacacacacatgcacgcacacacacacacacacacacacagacacacacagacacactagcattttcttataaaaaagaatgtacaaaGCCATGACTTTCCTGGACAACACGTCTTCATTGTCCATGGCTTCCTttcatgggggaaaaaatgtttcaCAATCCAGTCATACGAAAGTACTATCCTGTCCTAATTATCTTGATCGTgatatgaaaacaaaacagaaaatttgtAAAGGATTGAGTGTTCAATGCACTGAtcattgccttaaaaaaaaacttatagtcATTTTGTATGGACATTTTTGGTAAAAATAAgattaattaaaaattcaaatggaGAGTTCATTGCCAATTCACTAACACCCAAGGGGCAGGGCATCTGCTCTTATACTTCTGCCACTTTCTGCACTCTGACCACATCCATAGCCTAAAATCTTACCTTTTATCCCAAATTTGTCAAACTCCTGCATTTTTCCTGTCTTACTGGAGTCCTGGAATTTTAGATCTGCATAAGTGACTTCTTCAGACATTGATGGCTATGCAAAGAAAGCCCGAcaaactgcaaaaaaaagaaagaaaagaagagggtgAACTAAAAGAGTTGGATGATAAACAGGAGTTGTGTTTTCAACTTCTGTTTATAAACCAAAGCTTAAACTTATAACCTTAAACTTCTGGTTTTAATGCACAGTACCAATCACCCACACTCCCGGAAACGAGCTGCCATACATGGCCTCAGAGAAGAACAGAGAGCATCTTTCTTCCTCTTAtcccttccttttctcatttctctataTCTACTGACCACAGAAAGTAGTTTCTAAATTTGTGTTTGGATATTGTTAGTGTTGTGCGAAGGGGCACAAATCACCAGTGCCACATGGTGCAGATATAACATAGAGTTTCTTGGAAAAAAGTCTtaaggagagaaataacagaaaGCTCACAGCCCTCAAGCACTCACTAGTCTACAGCCATGGCCTGTATGTGTCGTGGCAAAGGTCCTGATAGAGGGATTTGCATCAGCCAGGAGATCACACAtgcacagagagagggagagcgtAAGCCCCACCCCATCACCCTGTTACACAGGTACAGGATAGACTAAAAGGACCGAGGGAACGCCTAGTTTCTCTAGTAACAAGAAATATACTAAGGGATCTGGAATAGGGGCTGTGCTAGGGCGTGTGCATACTGACAGCTATGGTCAGTATACCAAAGCCCCAGAAACAGCTTTGCAGGTCAGGAGGTTAGCAGACATTTGGTCCTGGCCAAAACGTCCATAAGACATTTGGTCCACGCCAAAAGGTCCTTGAACTTTGGTCCTATCCAATATGTCCATGAGCATATTTGGTCCACGCCAAatggttttggacaggaccaaatatgACCAAGTATCAAGGACCTTTTGGTGCAGATCAAATGTCTTATGGACCGAATGTGTTATGGACATTTTGGATAGGACCAAATGTCCTGTAAGGGGGAATTCTGCCAGCTACTGAGTATATTCTAATTGTGCattccaaaaatgaa
It encodes the following:
- the CLEC12A gene encoding C-type lectin domain family 12 member A; the protein is MSEEVTYADLKFQDSSKTGKMQEFDKFGIKVPPAASHVWRQRAWALTLLCLLLLIGLGVLGSLFYITSKIDMEKLNKLQNFKEELQRNVSLQLMHNMNSSEKIRNLSITLQETATKLCHELYTKIPEHKCKPCPKKWMWHEDRCYIQFMHYETWQKSDKICSDHNASLLKITNKSMLEFIKSLRLYDYWLGLSPRKYKNGYKILDETIISSDWFTRNTNDLDDWMYCGYTENTYVYHTRCTKTKRIICEKLANPVKIESILMSEVPEA